GCGCACGTCGTTTCCTTCCTCCGAGCCCGTGAGGGCACACGTGTATTGCGTCGTCCATCCTGCCCGTTTCGCCGGTAAACCGGCTGTAAGGCGCCGCACGGAGGGGGCGCCCGGGGTGGAAGTGAGGATTGACTCGCCTGGTGAGGTTTCCGGGCCCGGAGGGCCGGGGAGGACGTCAGCACACCCCATCCACTCCCTGACGGCGGACAGCCACGTGCCGCCGCCGACCCACGAAGAGGGGGCGAACCCCATCATGGACGCATTCACCGCGGGTCTCCTGCAGCGCATCAGGGCCACGCAGTCGGACCTCAGGCAGGCCCGCGAGACGGGCGACGACTTCCTCGCGGAAGTGGAACAGGCGGAGCTGGAAGACCTCCAGCGCCTCGCCGCGGAACACGGAGTCCCGGTCTCGGCCGCGGTCCCCGCCTCCTGACCTGCCGGTCCTGCACGCATCGAACCCCGGCCGCCCTCACGGCGACCGGGGTTCGCGCATGTCCGGCCCCGCCGCTGCCAGGGGCTCCGCCCCCGGCCCCTCCCCCGGCTACCGCTGGGGGTACCCCCAGCGCCTCAAACGCCGGCGGGGCTGAATTTGGCTGATGCAGCCTGCCTGGCGGAGCCCCGGGAAGGCGGCCCGCAGGGGTCAGTCGTGCCAGGCCCCGGCCGCGTCCAGGAGCGGCTGCAGCGAGGCGAAGACGGCCGGTGTGGCGGCCAGGGCGAGCTCCCCCGAGGCGGCCTCCCCCGGCCGACCGCCCGTGAGGGCCCCGGCCTCGCGGGCGATGAGGTCACCCGCCGCCAGGTCCCACGGGTTCAGCCCCCGCTCGTAGTACCCGTCCAGCCGCCCGGCCGCCACGTCGCACAGGTCCAGCGCCGCCGACCCGCCCCGACGGATGTCGCGGACCAGCGGGATGATCCGTGCCGCGACCTCGGCCTGCCGGACCCGCCGCGTCTGGAGGTACCCGAAGCCGGTCCCGACCAGCGCCTGGTCCAGCGGCGCCGCCGCCCGGCACGCGAGCCGCGCCCCGCCCAGCCACGCCCCGCCGCCCAGCACCGCGTGATACGTCTCCCCGCGCATCGGCGCCGCCACGACGCCGACCACCGTCTCGCCCTCGTACTCGGCCGCGATGGACACGCCCCAGCTCGGCAGCCCGTAGAGGTAGTTGACCGTGCCGTCCAGCGGGTCGACGACCCACCGGATCCCGCTCGTGCCCCGGGAGTCCGCGCCCTCCTCGCCGAGCAGCCCGTCCTCGGGCCTCCGCTCCGCGAGGATCCCCGTGATCACCTTCTCCGCCGCGATGTCCATCTCGGTCACCACGTCGATCGGGCTGCTCTTGACCGCGGCCACCGCCAGATCGGCCGGCCGGCCGTCGCGCAGCAGCGCTCCGGCCTGCCGGGCGGCCTCCAGGCCCACGTCCAGCAGTTCGGCCTTCAGCTCTTCAGAGATCACGGTCCGGCTACTCCTCTGCGTTCCTACGCGTACGGACTGTCCACGCCCGCGGCCGCCGGCCGGGGCCCTCGCGCCGGGCAGCAGCCCACGGCGCACAGATCATGGCTTGCTCCGAGCAGCCCGAGCGCGCACCGCTCGACGGGCTCGCCCCGTTCGGCCGCGGCCCGCTCCAGCACGAGTTCCCGTACCGCCGCCGCGAACCGCGGGTCGGCCCCGACCGTCGCCGACCGGGCGATCGGCAGGCCCAGCTCCGCGGCCTTGGCCGTCGCCTCCGTGTCGAGGTCGTACAGGACCTCCATGTGGTCCGAGACGAAGCCGATCGGCACCATGACCGCCGCCGGGGCGCCCGCCGCGTGCAGGGCCTCCAGGTGGTCGCAGATGTCCGGCTCCAGCCACGGGATGTGCGGGGCGCCGCTGCGCGACTGGTAGACGAGCTCCCAGGGCAGTTCGGTGCCCGTCTCGGCCCGGACCGCGTCCGCGATGACCTCGGCGACGTCCAGGTGCTGCTTGACGTAGGCCCCGCCCTCGCCGCCCCGCGTGTGCTCCTCGACCGGCCCGGAGGTGTCGGCCGCCGCGGTGGGGATGGAGTGCGTGGTGAAGACCAGGCGGGCGCCGGCCCGGACCTCGTCGGGCAGGGACTCCAGCGAGGCGAGCACCCCGTCGATCATGGGCTGCACGAAGCCGGGGTGGTTGAAGTAGTGCCGCAGCTTGTCCACCTTCGGCAGCTCGGCCACCCCCTCCTCGGCGAGCGCGGCGAGCGCGTCGGCGAGGTTCTCGCGGTACTGGCGGCAGCCCGAGTACGAGGCGTACGCGCTGGTCGCGAGGACGGCGATGCGGCGGCGCCCGTCGGCGGCCATCTCGCGCATCACGTCGTTCAGGTACGGGGCCCAGTTGCGGTTGCCCCAGTAGACCGGCAGGTCCAGCCCGTGCTGGGCGAAGTCCTTGCGCAGCGCGTCCAGCAGCTCGCGGTTCTGGCCGTTGATGGGGCTGACGCCGCCGAAGCCGAAGTAGTGCTGCCCGACCTCCTTGAGCCGCTCGCGCGGGATGCCCCGGCCGCGTGTGACGTTCTCCAGGAACGGCACGACGTCGTCGGGTCCCTCGGGGCCGCCGAAGGACAGCAGCAGGAGGGCGTCGTAGGGAGCGGCGGGCCCGCCGGCGGGCGGGAGGAGCTGGTCTGACATGCGTCGAATCCTGCCACCCGGCGCACTCGGGCGGGAACCGGCCCGGCCGCGAGCCACCCCGCACCACAGGTAAGGTGACCCTAAGTTCCAGGATCCGGAACCCTCCCCATGCGGGCGCCCCGCCGGCGGTCGTAACCTGTATGGGCCAATGACGTCCCTTACGGAGGGCCCTTGCCCAGTCCCTACCGCGCGATCTTCGCGGCCCCCGGCACCAAAGGGTTCAGCGCCGCCGGCCTGATAGGCCGGCTGCCGATATCCATGGTCGGCGTCGGCATCCTGACGATGATCTCCGAGATGACCGGCCGCTACGCGATGGCCAGCGCCCTCACCGGCACCCTGGCGCTCGCCGCCGCGGTCATCGGCCCCCAGGTCTCCCGCCTGGTGGACCAGTACGGGCAGCGCCGCGTCCTGCGGCCGGCCACCGTGATCTCGGTGGCCGCCGTCGCCGGACTGCTGCTGGCCGCCGCGTACGGGCTCCCGGACTGGACGCTCTTCGTCTTCGCCGCGATCGCGGGTTGCGTGCCGAGCGTGGGCTCGATGATCCGCGCCCGCTGGACCGTGATCTACCAGGACTCCCCGCGCGAGCTGCACACCGCGTACTCCTTCGAGTCCGTGGTGGACGAGGTCTGCTTCATCTTCGGCCCGATCATCGCCATCGGGCTGTCCACCACCTGGTTCCCGGAGGCCGGCCCGCTGATCGCCGCCATCTGCCTGATGGTCGGCGTCTGGTGGCTCACCGCGCAGCGCTCCACCGAGCCGGCGCCGCACCCGCGCGACGAACACGCGGAGCGCACCTCGGCCCTGCGCTCCCCCGGCCTGCAGGTGCTCACGGCCACCTTCGTGGCCACCGGCGCGATCTTCGGCTCCATCGACGTGTCCACACTGGCCTTCGCCGAGGAGCAGGGCCACAAGGCCGCAGCGAGTCTCATCCTGGCCATCTGGGCGCTGGGGTCCTGTATCGCCGGAATCGTCTTCGGTCTGCTGCACCTCAAGGGCCGGACCGAACGCCGGTGGGTACTGGGCATCTGTGCGATGGCCGTGAGTATGATCCCCCTCCTACTGGCCGGGAACTTGCCGTTTCTGGCCGTGGCGCTCTTCGTCTCGGGCCTCGCCATCGCTCCCACGATGATCACCACGATGGCCCTGATCGAGGCGCACGTACCACGCGCGATGCTGACCGAGGGCATGACCTGGATCAGCACCGGCCTCGCGGTCGGCGTCGCCGTCGGCTCGTCCGTGACCGGTCTGGTCATCGACGCCGCCGGGGCTCGCAGCGGGTTCGTGGTCTCCATCTCGGCGGGGCTCGCCGCGGCGGCGGTGGCGTTCGCGGGATACCGCCGGCTGACGAGGCCGGCGCAAGGGGAGGAGCGTTCTGGCGATGGCGGACACACCGACGGCGCAGACAGCGGGGAAGAACGGGCCGACCACGTGGCGTAACTGGGCGGGGAACGTCACCGCCGCGCCCGCCCGCACCGTGGCTCCGGCCTCGGTCGAGGAGCTCCAGGAGACGGTCCGCAGGGCCGCGCAGGAGGGCTTGCGGGTGAAGGCGGTCGGCACCGGCCACTCCTTCACCGCGGCCGCCGCGACCGACGGGGTGCTGGTACGGCCGCAGACGCTGGCCGGGATCCGGGAGATCGACCGGGCCGCGGGC
This genomic window from Streptomyces sp. NBC_01351 contains:
- a CDS encoding MFS transporter; its protein translation is MPSPYRAIFAAPGTKGFSAAGLIGRLPISMVGVGILTMISEMTGRYAMASALTGTLALAAAVIGPQVSRLVDQYGQRRVLRPATVISVAAVAGLLLAAAYGLPDWTLFVFAAIAGCVPSVGSMIRARWTVIYQDSPRELHTAYSFESVVDEVCFIFGPIIAIGLSTTWFPEAGPLIAAICLMVGVWWLTAQRSTEPAPHPRDEHAERTSALRSPGLQVLTATFVATGAIFGSIDVSTLAFAEEQGHKAAASLILAIWALGSCIAGIVFGLLHLKGRTERRWVLGICAMAVSMIPLLLAGNLPFLAVALFVSGLAIAPTMITTMALIEAHVPRAMLTEGMTWISTGLAVGVAVGSSVTGLVIDAAGARSGFVVSISAGLAAAAVAFAGYRRLTRPAQGEERSGDGGHTDGADSGEERADHVA
- a CDS encoding ferrochelatase, producing the protein MSDQLLPPAGGPAAPYDALLLLSFGGPEGPDDVVPFLENVTRGRGIPRERLKEVGQHYFGFGGVSPINGQNRELLDALRKDFAQHGLDLPVYWGNRNWAPYLNDVMREMAADGRRRIAVLATSAYASYSGCRQYRENLADALAALAEEGVAELPKVDKLRHYFNHPGFVQPMIDGVLASLESLPDEVRAGARLVFTTHSIPTAAADTSGPVEEHTRGGEGGAYVKQHLDVAEVIADAVRAETGTELPWELVYQSRSGAPHIPWLEPDICDHLEALHAAGAPAAVMVPIGFVSDHMEVLYDLDTEATAKAAELGLPIARSATVGADPRFAAAVRELVLERAAAERGEPVERCALGLLGASHDLCAVGCCPARGPRPAAAGVDSPYA
- a CDS encoding inositol monophosphatase family protein, yielding MISEELKAELLDVGLEAARQAGALLRDGRPADLAVAAVKSSPIDVVTEMDIAAEKVITGILAERRPEDGLLGEEGADSRGTSGIRWVVDPLDGTVNYLYGLPSWGVSIAAEYEGETVVGVVAAPMRGETYHAVLGGGAWLGGARLACRAAAPLDQALVGTGFGYLQTRRVRQAEVAARIIPLVRDIRRGGSAALDLCDVAAGRLDGYYERGLNPWDLAAGDLIAREAGALTGGRPGEAASGELALAATPAVFASLQPLLDAAGAWHD